In Neofelis nebulosa isolate mNeoNeb1 chromosome 10, mNeoNeb1.pri, whole genome shotgun sequence, one DNA window encodes the following:
- the EPS8L2 gene encoding epidermal growth factor receptor kinase substrate 8-like protein 2 isoform X1, with protein sequence MSQLGSVSCCPGAANGSLGRSDGVAKMSAKDLFEQRKKYSNSNIIMHETSQYHVQHLATFIMDKSEAIASVEDAIRKLVQLSSKEKVWTQEMLLQVNDQSLRLLDVESQEELENFPLPTVRHSQTVLDQLRYPSVLLLVCQDSEQSKPDIHFFYCDEVEAELVHEDIESALADCRLGKKMRPQTLKGHREKIRQRQSVLPAPKGPAPIPFQRHGGDSPSSKNRVGPPVPLSEPSFRRRESQDEEPRAVLAQKIEKETQILNCALDDIEWFVARLQKAAEAFKQLNQRKRGKKKGKKGPAEGVLTLRARPPSEAEFVDCFQKIKLAINLLAKLQKHIQNPSAAELVHFLFGPLDLIVSTCGGPDIACSVTSPVLSRDAVGFLRGHLVPKETTLWESLGETWTRPRSEWPREPQVPLYVPKFHSGWEPPLDVLQEAPWEVEGLASAPDDEPTPVSRLSFRNSPKHSLVPEPTPPGDVLPPVSSPQAHRGYEPAPAMAKYVRILYDFTARNANELSVLKDEVLEVLEDGHQWWKLRNRSGQAGYVPCSILDETRLEDVPPEQASLKYWGPASPTHKLPPSFAGNKEELIHHMDEVNDELIKKISNIKTQPQRHFRVERSQPVGLPLTYESDPHEVRAWLEAKAFSPRIVENLGILTGPQLFSLNKEELKKVCGEEGIRVYSQLTVQKAVLEKQQGGSELEELMSRFHSKNQRRVEEDS encoded by the exons ATGAGCCAGCTGGGGTCCGTGAGCTGCTGCCCCGGTGCTGCCAA cgGCAGCCTGGGCCGGTCGGACGGTGTGGCCAAGATGAGTGCCAAGGACCTGTTTG AACAGAGGAAGAAGTACTCCAACTCCAACATCATCATGCACGAGACCTCCCAGTACCATGTCCAG CACCTGGCCACGTTCATCATGGACAAGAGTGAGGCCATCGCGTCTGTGGAGGACGCCATCCGGAAACTGGTGCAGCTGAGCTCCAAGGAGAAGGTCTGGACACAGGAGATGCTGCTGCAGGTCAACGACCAGTCACTGCGGCTGCTGGACGTGGAGTCCCAG GAAGAGCTGGAGAACTTCCCGCTGCCCACCGTGCGGCACAGCCAGACGGTGCTGGACCAGCTGCGCTACCCGTCCGTGCTGCTGCTCGTGTGCCAGGACTCGGAGCAGAGCAAGCCCGACATCCACTTCTTCTACTGCGACGAggtggag GCGGAGCTCGTGCACGAGGACATCGAGAGCGCGCTGGCCGACTGCCGTCTGGGGAAGAAGATGCGGCCGCAGACCCTGAA GGGCCACCGGGAGAAGATCCGGCAGCGGCAGTCGGTCCTGCCCGCCCCCAAGGGCCCAGCCCCCATCCCCTTCCAGCGCCACGGCGGTGACTCTCCGTCCAGCAAGAACCGAGTGGGCCCGCCCGTGCCCCTCAGCGAGCCGA GCTTCCGCCGTCGGGAGTCGCAGGACGAGGAGCCGCGGGCTGTGCTGGCCCAGAAGATAGAGAAGGAAACG CAAATCCTCAACTGCGCCCTGGACGACATCGAGTGGTTCGTGGCTCGGCTGCAGAAGGCGGCCGAGGCTTTCAAACAGCTGAACCAGCGcaagagggggaagaagaaggggaagaaggggccAGCAG AGGGCGTCCTTACGCTCCGGGCACGGCCCCCCTCGGAGGCCGagtttgttgactgtttccaGAAAATCAAGCTGGCTATCAACCTGCTT gccaaGCTGCAGAAGCACATCCAGAACCCCAGCGCTGCGGAACTGGTGCACTTCCTCTTTGGACCGCTAGACCtg ATCGTCAGCACCTGTGGGGGCCCAGACATCGCATGCTCCGTCACCAGCCCCGTGCTCTCCCGCGACGCCGTGGGCTTCCTGCGAGGCCACCTGGTTCCCAAGGAGACGACGCTGTGGGAGTCACTGGGGGAGACATGGACACGCCCCCG ctctgagTGGCCACGGGAGCCGCAGGTACCCCTCTACGTGCCCAAGTTCCACAGCGGCTGGGAGCCACCCCTGGATGTGCTGCAGGAGGCTCCCTGGGAAGTGGAGGGGCTGGCGTCTGCCCCAGATGACGAG CCGACTCCAGTGAGCCGACTATCCTTTCGAAACTCCCCAAAACACAGCCTCGTACCTGAGCCCACACCTCCGGGGGACGTCCTCCCACCAGTCAGCTCCCCGCAGGCTCACAG GGGCTACGAACCTGCACCGGCCATGGCCAAGTACGTCAGGATCCTCTATGATTTCACGGCCCGGAATGCCAACGAGCTGTCAGTGCTCAAGGACGAGGTCCTGGAG GTGCTGGAAGATGGCCATCAGTGGTGGAAGCTTCGGAATCGCAGCGGCCAGGCGGGCTACGTGCCCTGCAGCATCCTGGACGAGACTCGGCTGGAGGACGTCCCCCCAGAGCag GCCAGTCTGAAATACTGGGGTCCTGCCAGCCCCACCCACAAGCTGCCCCCAAGCTTCGCAGGGAACAAAGAAG AGCTGATCCACCACATGGACGAGGTCAACGACGAGCTCATCAAGAAGATTAGCAACATCAAAACGCAGCCGCAGCGGCACTTCCGCGTGGAGCGCAGCCAGCCCGTGGGCCTGCCGCTCACCTACGAGTCCGACCCCCACGAGGTCCGCGCCTGGCTGGAAGCCAAGGCCTTCAGCCCGCG GATCGTGGAGAACCTGGGCATTCTGACCGGACCCCAGCTCTTCTCGCTCAACAAAGAGGAACTGAAGAaggtgtgtggggaggagggcatcCGCGTGTACAGCCAGCTTACCGTGCAGAAGGCGGTCCTGGAG aagcAGCAAGGTGGCTCGGAGCTGGAGGAACTCATGAGCAGGTTTCATTCCAAGAACCAGAGGAGAGTGGAGGAGGACAGCTAG
- the EPS8L2 gene encoding epidermal growth factor receptor kinase substrate 8-like protein 2 isoform X2 — MHETSQYHVQHLATFIMDKSEAIASVEDAIRKLVQLSSKEKVWTQEMLLQVNDQSLRLLDVESQEELENFPLPTVRHSQTVLDQLRYPSVLLLVCQDSEQSKPDIHFFYCDEVEAELVHEDIESALADCRLGKKMRPQTLKGHREKIRQRQSVLPAPKGPAPIPFQRHGGDSPSSKNRVGPPVPLSEPSFRRRESQDEEPRAVLAQKIEKETQILNCALDDIEWFVARLQKAAEAFKQLNQRKRGKKKGKKGPAEGVLTLRARPPSEAEFVDCFQKIKLAINLLAKLQKHIQNPSAAELVHFLFGPLDLIVSTCGGPDIACSVTSPVLSRDAVGFLRGHLVPKETTLWESLGETWTRPRSEWPREPQVPLYVPKFHSGWEPPLDVLQEAPWEVEGLASAPDDEPTPVSRLSFRNSPKHSLVPEPTPPGDVLPPVSSPQAHRGYEPAPAMAKYVRILYDFTARNANELSVLKDEVLEVLEDGHQWWKLRNRSGQAGYVPCSILDETRLEDVPPEQASLKYWGPASPTHKLPPSFAGNKEELIHHMDEVNDELIKKISNIKTQPQRHFRVERSQPVGLPLTYESDPHEVRAWLEAKAFSPRIVENLGILTGPQLFSLNKEELKKVCGEEGIRVYSQLTVQKAVLEKQQGGSELEELMSRFHSKNQRRVEEDS, encoded by the exons ATGCACGAGACCTCCCAGTACCATGTCCAG CACCTGGCCACGTTCATCATGGACAAGAGTGAGGCCATCGCGTCTGTGGAGGACGCCATCCGGAAACTGGTGCAGCTGAGCTCCAAGGAGAAGGTCTGGACACAGGAGATGCTGCTGCAGGTCAACGACCAGTCACTGCGGCTGCTGGACGTGGAGTCCCAG GAAGAGCTGGAGAACTTCCCGCTGCCCACCGTGCGGCACAGCCAGACGGTGCTGGACCAGCTGCGCTACCCGTCCGTGCTGCTGCTCGTGTGCCAGGACTCGGAGCAGAGCAAGCCCGACATCCACTTCTTCTACTGCGACGAggtggag GCGGAGCTCGTGCACGAGGACATCGAGAGCGCGCTGGCCGACTGCCGTCTGGGGAAGAAGATGCGGCCGCAGACCCTGAA GGGCCACCGGGAGAAGATCCGGCAGCGGCAGTCGGTCCTGCCCGCCCCCAAGGGCCCAGCCCCCATCCCCTTCCAGCGCCACGGCGGTGACTCTCCGTCCAGCAAGAACCGAGTGGGCCCGCCCGTGCCCCTCAGCGAGCCGA GCTTCCGCCGTCGGGAGTCGCAGGACGAGGAGCCGCGGGCTGTGCTGGCCCAGAAGATAGAGAAGGAAACG CAAATCCTCAACTGCGCCCTGGACGACATCGAGTGGTTCGTGGCTCGGCTGCAGAAGGCGGCCGAGGCTTTCAAACAGCTGAACCAGCGcaagagggggaagaagaaggggaagaaggggccAGCAG AGGGCGTCCTTACGCTCCGGGCACGGCCCCCCTCGGAGGCCGagtttgttgactgtttccaGAAAATCAAGCTGGCTATCAACCTGCTT gccaaGCTGCAGAAGCACATCCAGAACCCCAGCGCTGCGGAACTGGTGCACTTCCTCTTTGGACCGCTAGACCtg ATCGTCAGCACCTGTGGGGGCCCAGACATCGCATGCTCCGTCACCAGCCCCGTGCTCTCCCGCGACGCCGTGGGCTTCCTGCGAGGCCACCTGGTTCCCAAGGAGACGACGCTGTGGGAGTCACTGGGGGAGACATGGACACGCCCCCG ctctgagTGGCCACGGGAGCCGCAGGTACCCCTCTACGTGCCCAAGTTCCACAGCGGCTGGGAGCCACCCCTGGATGTGCTGCAGGAGGCTCCCTGGGAAGTGGAGGGGCTGGCGTCTGCCCCAGATGACGAG CCGACTCCAGTGAGCCGACTATCCTTTCGAAACTCCCCAAAACACAGCCTCGTACCTGAGCCCACACCTCCGGGGGACGTCCTCCCACCAGTCAGCTCCCCGCAGGCTCACAG GGGCTACGAACCTGCACCGGCCATGGCCAAGTACGTCAGGATCCTCTATGATTTCACGGCCCGGAATGCCAACGAGCTGTCAGTGCTCAAGGACGAGGTCCTGGAG GTGCTGGAAGATGGCCATCAGTGGTGGAAGCTTCGGAATCGCAGCGGCCAGGCGGGCTACGTGCCCTGCAGCATCCTGGACGAGACTCGGCTGGAGGACGTCCCCCCAGAGCag GCCAGTCTGAAATACTGGGGTCCTGCCAGCCCCACCCACAAGCTGCCCCCAAGCTTCGCAGGGAACAAAGAAG AGCTGATCCACCACATGGACGAGGTCAACGACGAGCTCATCAAGAAGATTAGCAACATCAAAACGCAGCCGCAGCGGCACTTCCGCGTGGAGCGCAGCCAGCCCGTGGGCCTGCCGCTCACCTACGAGTCCGACCCCCACGAGGTCCGCGCCTGGCTGGAAGCCAAGGCCTTCAGCCCGCG GATCGTGGAGAACCTGGGCATTCTGACCGGACCCCAGCTCTTCTCGCTCAACAAAGAGGAACTGAAGAaggtgtgtggggaggagggcatcCGCGTGTACAGCCAGCTTACCGTGCAGAAGGCGGTCCTGGAG aagcAGCAAGGTGGCTCGGAGCTGGAGGAACTCATGAGCAGGTTTCATTCCAAGAACCAGAGGAGAGTGGAGGAGGACAGCTAG